A portion of the Phoenix dactylifera cultivar Barhee BC4 unplaced genomic scaffold, palm_55x_up_171113_PBpolish2nd_filt_p 000255F, whole genome shotgun sequence genome contains these proteins:
- the LOC120105310 gene encoding inactive protein RESTRICTED TEV MOVEMENT 1-like codes for MSIINTSAPSNEILIKLGARGNLSPGVDKWDEVYNGRLRQILISHGVAINSIQVSYTAPSGALVLAPRHGGDGDKFDCVDLESWEALTMVQGYYGPLRGNNAGVVRSLTFGTNGATYGPFGIEEGIPFRFNIPPGVGFGGFHGCSDSRYLHAIGIYIKSMARYHLAPKPERVSFSRSTYSVEY; via the exons ATG TCTATTATAAATACATCCGCTCCCAGCAATGAGATTCTTATCAAGCTCGGTGCCCGAGGGAATCTTTCGCCTGGAGTTGACAAGTGGGATGAGGTGTACAATGGTAGGCTCAGGCAGATTCTAATTTCGCATGgagttgccatcaactccatccaaGTGTCATATACTGCCCCTTCAGGAGCATTAGTTCTTGCTCCCAGGCATGGAGGAGACGGAGATAAATTCGATTGT GTTGATCTAGAGTCCTGGGAGGCTCTGACCATGGTGCAGGGATACTACGGGCCCCTGAGAGGAAACAATGCAGGTGTTGTAAGATCCCTCACTTTCGGCACCAATGGTGCCACGTATGGACCGTTCGGCATCGAGGAGGGGATACCCTTTCGTTTCAATATTCCTCCTGGTGTTGGCTTCGGGGGTTTCCATGGGTGCTCCGATAGCCGCTATCTGCATGCGATTGGCATATATATCAAATCCATGGCTAGATATCATCTCGCGCCAAAACCTGAACGAGTTTCCTTCTCACGCTCCACTTATTCGGTGGAGTATTAG
- the LOC103705178 gene encoding ribose-phosphate pyrophosphokinase 4 isoform X2, with amino-acid sequence MDTNPLASEFNLWEIDLAGSPPFHDWSGLELGHGRCAKKNPNILGRVQLNPQSKISREKLAAGGGEIERERERESGDGEEGEEADTSLLLRGVRRAREEGRGAIRIHSAPIHFLEERFYFGDDVLPCFESGIPLLLQRLRQLPDADNVTIAFPDDGAWKRFHKQLQNFPMVVCAKVREGDKRIVRIKEGNPEGRHVVIVDDLVQSGGTLIECQKVLAAHGAAKVSAYVTHGVFPKQSWERFLQNSSEGLVNSYAYFWITDSCPLTVKAIGNRAPFEVLSLAGSIADALQI; translated from the exons ATGGATACAAACCCTCTAGCATCTGAATTCAATCTCTGGGAAATTGACCTGGCTGGGTCACCTCCTTTTCACGACTGGTCAGGTCTAGAGTTGGGTCACGGAAGGTGCGCCAAGAAAAATCCCAATATTCTTGGGAGGGTTCAGCTTAACCCACAATCTAAAATTTCCCGAGAGAAGTTGGCGGCGGGGGGAGGAGAGATCGAGCGAGAgcgcgagagagagagcggcGATGGAGAAGAGGGCGAAGAAGCCGATACATCTCTTCTACTGCGCGGAGTCCGAAGAGCTCGCGAGGAAGGTCGCGGAGCAATCCGAATCCATTCAGCTCCAATCCATTTCTTGGAG GAAAGATTCTACTTTGGGGATGATGTCTTGCCTTGCTTTGAAAGTGGGATACCTCTGTTGTTGCAACGTCTTCGCCAACTTCCTGATGCTGATAAT GTAACTATAGCATTCCCGGATGATGGTGCATGGAAGCGTTTTCACAAGCAACTGCAAAATTTTCCTATG GTTGTTTGTGCAAAAGTTCGTGAAGGTGATAAGAGGATAGTTCGAATTAAGGAAGGGAACCCTGAGGGTCGGCatgttgtaattgttgatgacttGGTGCAGTCTGGAGGCACTCTTATTGAATGTCAG AAAGTTTTGGCTGCTCATGGTGCTGCAAAAGTTAGTGCATATGTCACCCATGGTGTGTTTCCCAAGCAATCATGGGAGCGATTCCTGCAGAATAGTTCTG AGGGGCTGGTGAACAGTTATGCTTACTTCTGGATAACAGATTCCTGCCCGCTTACTGTCAAGGCCATAGGCAATAGAGCTCCATTTGAGGTGCTCAGCCTTGCTGGATCCATTGCGGATGCTCTTCAAATCTAA
- the LOC120105308 gene encoding agglutinin-like has translation MSIINTSAPNKEILIKLGARGNLPLGVEKWDEVFNGKLRQILISHGDAINSIQVSYTDGSGTLILAPRHGGDGDKFDCVDLESWETLTMVRGYYGPVRGNNAGAAVRSLTFGTNGATYGPFGIEEGTPFRFNIPSGVSFGVSMEVPIAAIFVRSAYISNPSLDIISRHYLNEVNFSRSTYFCAILLLEELISLFTLHYNIIRCKLPKVS, from the exons ATG TCTATTATAAATACATCCGCTCCCAACAAGGAGATTCTTATCAAGCTCGGTGCCCGAGGGAATCTGCCGCTTGGAGTTGAGAAATGGGATGAGGTGTTCAATGGAAAGCTCAGGCAGATTCTAATTTCGCATGGAgatgccatcaactccatccaaGTGTCATATACTGACGGATCAGGGACATTAATTCTTGCTCCCAGGCATGGAGGAGATGGAGATAAATTCGATTGT GTTGATCTAGAGTCCTGGGAGACTCTGACCATGGTGCGGGGATACTACGGGCCCGTGAGAGGAAACAATGCAGGAGCTGCCGTAAGATCGCTCACTTTTGGCACCAATGGAGCCACGTATGGACCGTTCGGCATCGAGGAGGGGACACCCTTTCGTTTCAATATTCCTTCTGGTGTTTCTTTCGGGGTTTCCATGGAGGTTCCGATAGCGGCTATCTTCGTGCGATCGGCATATATATCAAATCCATCGCTAGACATCATCTCGCGCCATTACCTGAACGAGGTTAATTTTTCACGCTCCACTTATTTTTGTGCAATATTATTATTAGAGGAGTTAATATCGTTATTCACGCTCCACTATAATATTATTCGGTGTAAACTTCCTAAAGTGAGTTAA
- the LOC103705178 gene encoding ribose-phosphate pyrophosphokinase 4 isoform X1, with amino-acid sequence MEKRAKKPIHLFYCAESEELARKVAEQSESIQLQSISWRSFDDGFPNLFINNAHDIRGQHVAFLASFSSPGVIFEQISAIFALPKLFIASFTLVLPFFPTGSFERVEEEGDVATAFTMARILSMIPKSRGGPTSVVIYDIHALQERFYFGDDVLPCFESGIPLLLQRLRQLPDADNVTIAFPDDGAWKRFHKQLQNFPMVVCAKVREGDKRIVRIKEGNPEGRHVVIVDDLVQSGGTLIECQKVLAAHGAAKVSAYVTHGVFPKQSWERFLQNSSEGLVNSYAYFWITDSCPLTVKAIGNRAPFEGKGEECH; translated from the exons ATGGAGAAGAGGGCGAAGAAGCCGATACATCTCTTCTACTGCGCGGAGTCCGAAGAGCTCGCGAGGAAGGTCGCGGAGCAATCCGAATCCATTCAGCTCCAATCCATTTCTTGGAG AAGCTTTGATGATGGATTCCCGAATCTCTTCATCAACAATGCACATGATATTAGAGGGCAGCATGTTGCTTTTTTAGCTTCTTTCAGTTCTCCTGGAGTAATTTTTGAGCAGATATCTGCAATATTTGCGTTGCCAAAGCTCTTCATTGCCTCCTTTACATTGGTTTTACCATTCTTCCCAACTGGTTCTTTCGAACGtgtggaagaagaaggagatgtGGCTACTGCATTTACAATGGCACGCATATTGTCAATGATCCCTAAATCTAGGGGCGGTCCAACCAGTGTGGTCATCTATGACATACATGCTCTGCAG GAAAGATTCTACTTTGGGGATGATGTCTTGCCTTGCTTTGAAAGTGGGATACCTCTGTTGTTGCAACGTCTTCGCCAACTTCCTGATGCTGATAAT GTAACTATAGCATTCCCGGATGATGGTGCATGGAAGCGTTTTCACAAGCAACTGCAAAATTTTCCTATG GTTGTTTGTGCAAAAGTTCGTGAAGGTGATAAGAGGATAGTTCGAATTAAGGAAGGGAACCCTGAGGGTCGGCatgttgtaattgttgatgacttGGTGCAGTCTGGAGGCACTCTTATTGAATGTCAG AAAGTTTTGGCTGCTCATGGTGCTGCAAAAGTTAGTGCATATGTCACCCATGGTGTGTTTCCCAAGCAATCATGGGAGCGATTCCTGCAGAATAGTTCTG AGGGGCTGGTGAACAGTTATGCTTACTTCTGGATAACAGATTCCTGCCCGCTTACTGTCAAGGCCATAGGCAATAGAGCTCCATTTGAG GGAAAGGGTGAAGAATGCCACTGA
- the LOC120105312 gene encoding uncharacterized mitochondrial protein AtMg00810-like codes for MKNLGSLSYFLDLEVTSSSDGYYLSQAKYASELMSRAGLTNSKIVDSLLEMNVKFLPTDGEPLTNATLYRQLVRSLICLTITRPDISYAVILVSQFMHAPRSTHYIAVLRILQYVKGILFHGLLFSAHSTLDIQAYSNADCVGDLTDRLSTTGYCFSLDHFLISWKNKKRTVVSCSSTEAEYRALADTTSKFSWLRWLLHDMGVPFD; via the coding sequence ATGAAAAATTTAGGATCCCTCAGCTACTTTCTTGATCTTGAGGTGACATCCAGCTCAGATGGCTACTATCTTTCCCAAGCTAAGTATGCTTCTGAGTTGATGTCTCGTGCTGGGTTGACAAATAGCAAGATTGTGGATAGTCTTTTAGAAATGAATGTTAAGTTTCTTCCTACTGATGGTGAACCATTAACTAATGCGACTTTGTATCGACAGTTGGTTCGTAGTCTCATCTGTCTGACCATTACACGCCCTGATATTTCTTATGCAGTCATCCTAGTTAGTCAGTTTATGCATGCACCACGCTCTACACACTATATAGCAGTTCTACGTATCCTCCAGTACGTTAAGGGTATCTTATTCCACGGCCTTTTATTTTCAGCCCACTCTACTTTGGATATTCAGGCCTATTCTAATGCTGATTGTGTTGGAGACCTTACAGATCGTCTCTCTACCACTGGCTATTGTTTCTCGCTTGATCATTTTCTCATCTCTTGGAAAAACAAGAAGCGGACTGTTGTCTCTTGCTCCAGTACAGAGGCCGAGTATCGTGCACTGGCAGATACTACATCTAAGTTTTCATGGCTTCGATGGCTACTGCATGACATGGGTGTTCCTTTTGACTAG
- the LOC120105309 gene encoding jacalin-related lectin 3-like, with protein sequence MSIINTSVPNNEILIKLGARGNLSLGVEKWDEVYHGRLRQILISHGDAINSIQVSYTDGSGRLVLAPRHGGYGEKFDCVDLESWETLTMVGGYYGPLRGNNAGIVRSLAFGTNGATYGPFGIEEGTPFRFNIPSGVRFWGFHGGSDSRYLHAIGIYIKSMARYYLAPKPERVSFSRSTRSVPWM encoded by the exons ATG TCTATTATAAATACATCCGTTCCCAACAATGAGATTCTTATCAAGCTCGGTGCCCGAGGGAATCTTTCGCTTGGAGTTGAGAAGTGGGATGAGGTGTACCATGGTAGGCTCAGGCAGATTCTAATTTCGCATGGAgatgccatcaactccatccaaGTGTCTTATACTGACGGATCAGGCAGATTAGTTCTTGCTCCCAGGCATGGAGGATATGGAGAAAAATTCGATTGT GTTGATCTAGAGTCCTGGGAGACTCTGACCATGGTGGGGGGATACTACGGGCCCCTGAGAGGAAACAATGCAGGCATTGTAAGATCCCTCGCTTTTGGCACCAATGGAGCCACGTATGGACCGTTCGGCATCGAGGAGGGGACACCATTTCGTTTCAATATTCCTTCTGGTGTTAGGTTCTGGGGTTTCCATGGGGGTTCCGATAGCCGCTATCTTCATGCGATTGGCATATATATCAAATCCATGGCTAGATACTATCTCGCGCCAAAGCCCGAACGAGTTTCTTTCTCACGCTCCACTCGTTCGGTGCCGTGGAtgtag